A genomic window from Aquitalea aquatilis includes:
- a CDS encoding dihydrodipicolinate synthase family protein yields MSDNIFTGCIPALMTPCTAERKPDFDALVAKGQQLIAAGMSAVVYCGSMGDWPLLSEAERQEGVARLVAAGVPTIVGTGAVNTREAVAHAAHAARVGAHGLMVIPRVLSRGASPAAQKAHFSAILAAAPNLPAVIYNSPYYGFATRADLFFELRRSYPNLIGFKEFGGAADMRYAAEHITSQDDQVTLMVGVDTQVVHGFVNCNATGAITGIGNALPREVLHLVALSKAAAKGDAVARSQARELESALAVLSSFDEGCDLVLYYKYLMVLNGDQEYSLHFNETDVLSAAQRRYAETQYALFREWYRNWSAGLNAA; encoded by the coding sequence ATGAGCGACAACATTTTCACCGGTTGCATCCCGGCCCTGATGACCCCGTGTACCGCAGAGCGCAAGCCGGATTTTGACGCGCTGGTAGCCAAGGGCCAGCAACTGATTGCCGCTGGCATGAGCGCCGTGGTGTATTGCGGCTCGATGGGCGACTGGCCGCTGCTGAGCGAAGCCGAGCGCCAGGAGGGCGTGGCGCGGCTGGTGGCTGCCGGCGTGCCCACCATTGTCGGTACCGGTGCGGTGAATACCCGCGAGGCGGTCGCGCATGCAGCCCACGCTGCCCGCGTGGGTGCACACGGCCTGATGGTGATTCCACGCGTACTGTCGCGTGGTGCATCGCCGGCTGCCCAGAAAGCCCATTTCTCCGCCATCCTCGCTGCCGCGCCAAACCTGCCGGCGGTGATCTACAACAGTCCCTATTACGGTTTTGCCACCCGCGCCGACCTGTTCTTCGAACTGCGTCGCAGCTATCCCAACCTGATTGGCTTCAAGGAGTTCGGTGGTGCCGCTGACATGCGCTATGCCGCCGAGCACATCACCTCGCAGGATGATCAGGTCACCCTGATGGTGGGGGTGGACACCCAGGTGGTGCATGGCTTTGTCAATTGCAATGCCACCGGCGCTATCACCGGCATCGGCAATGCGCTGCCGCGCGAAGTGCTGCATCTGGTGGCGCTGAGCAAGGCGGCCGCCAAGGGAGACGCCGTAGCCCGCAGCCAGGCGCGCGAGCTGGAATCTGCGCTGGCGGTGTTGTCCTCCTTCGACGAGGGCTGCGACCTGGTGCTGTATTACAAGTACCTGATGGTCCTCAACGGTGACCAGGAGTACAGCCTGCACTTCAACGAAACCGATGTGCTGAGCGCAGCGCAGCGCCGCTATGCCGAAACCCAGTACGCGCTGTTCCGCGAGTGGTATCGCAACTGGTCGGCCGGCCTGAACGCAGCCTGA
- a CDS encoding aldehyde dehydrogenase (NADP(+)) — translation MNLTGKMLIGGQAVAGQREGSRAIDPATGLALAPAYAGADLSQVEQACTLAWAAFAAYRETTPELRARFLESIAEEIEALGDELIERAMLETGLPRARLQGERGRTCGQLRIFARTVRAGEWLDVRIDSAQPQRQPLARADLRQRHIPLGPVAVFGASNFPLAFSVAGGDTASALAAGCPVIVKAHSAHPGSSELAGQAIGRALAKCGLPAGVFALLFGSGREVGNALVTDPRIKAVGFTGSRSGGLALCQAAQNRPEPIPVYAEMSSTNPVFLLPAALQARSDVLAQGFVGSLTQGAGQFCTNPGLLIAVQGPALERFVATAADLLQQSAAQTMLTPGIWAAYQAGADSLSAHAATAACGQPASGPNQCQARLLRVRAAEYLANPALQVEVFGAAALLVACRDEQEMHQLANALEGQLTATLQLDDGDVALARTLLPVLEGRAGRILVNGWPTGVEVCDAMVHGGPFPATSDTRSTSVGTAAIYRFLRPVCYQDVPDVLLPAALQHGNPLALRRLVDGMREA, via the coding sequence ATGAATCTGACAGGCAAGATGCTGATTGGCGGGCAGGCCGTTGCCGGCCAGCGCGAAGGCAGCCGGGCAATTGACCCAGCCACTGGGCTGGCGCTGGCGCCCGCTTATGCCGGTGCAGACCTGAGCCAGGTCGAACAGGCTTGTACGCTGGCCTGGGCTGCCTTTGCTGCCTATCGGGAAACCACGCCGGAGCTACGTGCCCGTTTTCTGGAAAGCATTGCCGAGGAAATCGAAGCCTTGGGCGATGAGCTGATCGAACGTGCCATGCTCGAAACCGGCCTGCCACGCGCCCGCCTGCAGGGGGAACGCGGCCGCACGTGTGGTCAGCTGCGGATTTTTGCCCGCACCGTGCGTGCCGGCGAATGGCTGGATGTACGGATCGATAGCGCCCAGCCGCAACGTCAGCCGCTAGCGCGTGCCGACCTGCGCCAGCGCCACATTCCGCTGGGCCCGGTGGCGGTGTTCGGGGCCAGCAATTTCCCGCTGGCCTTCTCGGTGGCGGGGGGAGATACCGCTTCGGCACTGGCGGCTGGTTGTCCGGTCATCGTCAAGGCGCACAGCGCCCATCCCGGTAGCAGCGAGCTGGCCGGTCAAGCCATTGGCCGGGCGCTGGCCAAGTGCGGTCTGCCTGCCGGGGTGTTCGCGCTGCTGTTTGGCAGTGGTCGCGAGGTGGGCAATGCCCTGGTGACCGATCCGCGTATCAAGGCGGTGGGCTTTACCGGTTCGCGCAGTGGAGGTCTGGCGCTGTGCCAGGCGGCGCAGAATCGCCCGGAGCCGATTCCGGTCTATGCCGAAATGAGCTCCACCAACCCGGTATTCCTGCTGCCCGCTGCCTTGCAGGCGCGCAGCGATGTGCTGGCGCAGGGCTTTGTCGGCTCGCTGACGCAGGGGGCAGGGCAGTTCTGTACCAACCCCGGCCTACTGATTGCCGTACAGGGGCCGGCGCTGGAGCGTTTTGTCGCCACGGCGGCCGATCTGCTGCAACAAAGCGCGGCGCAAACCATGCTCACGCCTGGCATCTGGGCCGCCTATCAGGCCGGAGCGGACAGCTTGTCCGCCCATGCCGCGACAGCCGCCTGCGGCCAGCCCGCCAGCGGGCCAAACCAGTGCCAGGCACGCCTGCTACGGGTGAGGGCTGCCGAGTATCTGGCCAATCCGGCCTTGCAGGTCGAGGTGTTCGGTGCCGCTGCGCTGCTGGTGGCTTGCCGCGATGAACAGGAAATGCATCAGTTGGCCAATGCGCTGGAAGGCCAGCTTACCGCCACACTGCAACTGGACGATGGCGATGTCGCGCTGGCGCGCACCCTGCTGCCCGTGCTGGAAGGCAGGGCGGGCCGCATTCTGGTGAATGGCTGGCCCACCGGGGTGGAAGTGTGCGATGCCATGGTGCATGGCGGGCCGTTTCCGGCCACCTCCGACACGCGCAGCACTTCGGTGGGTACGGCGGCCATCTACCGTTTCCTGCGGCCGGTGTGCTATCAGGACGTGCCGGATGTACTGCTGCCCGCTGCCCTGCAGCATGGCAATCCGCTGGCGCTGCGCCGGCTGGTCGATGGCATGCGGGAGGCCTGA
- a CDS encoding NAD(P)/FAD-dependent oxidoreductase, with the protein MAQTLAPGSDVIVVGAGVVGIAIALQLQLAGFGVTLLDRGEPAMETSYGNAGAFAISDVIPLAEPGVLRKVPGWMLDPLGPLALRWRYLPSLMPWLLRFLAASRPGRVAALTRDLSALLGRVNADYAVLIGKAGLEHMWQRHGNLTLYRNQQEFDAALPAWEEKRRHGVQWQALSGSALAKREPLLAEEWQCAVRVPGWSHVDDPYLFSRGLFDAFVHAGGRFVQDEVLRTLGDTHGVHGVETAGNGQLSAAVVVIACGVWSDRFTRQHQYRVPLESERGYHVNLPHAGVKLHHFIQCASESFVILPMADGGLRLAGTVELAHRDAPADWRRAHILLDKARRIVGDFSTEGMTVWMGNRPSLPDTLPIIGPAPAQAGLWFATGHGHLGLTLAATTAVLLCDMLQGHSPALDMQPYRMSRF; encoded by the coding sequence ATGGCGCAAACCCTTGCTCCGGGAAGCGATGTCATCGTGGTGGGTGCTGGTGTGGTCGGCATCGCCATTGCCCTGCAATTACAACTGGCCGGCTTTGGCGTGACGCTGCTGGACCGTGGCGAACCGGCCATGGAAACCAGTTATGGCAATGCCGGTGCCTTTGCCATCAGCGATGTGATTCCGTTGGCCGAACCGGGCGTCTTGCGCAAGGTGCCGGGCTGGATGCTGGACCCGCTGGGGCCACTGGCCTTGCGCTGGCGCTATCTGCCCAGCCTGATGCCGTGGTTGCTGCGCTTTCTGGCGGCCAGCCGGCCCGGCCGGGTCGCCGCGCTTACCCGCGATCTGTCCGCCTTGCTGGGCCGGGTGAATGCGGACTATGCCGTGCTGATCGGAAAGGCCGGGCTGGAGCACATGTGGCAGCGCCACGGCAATCTGACGCTTTACCGCAATCAGCAGGAATTCGACGCGGCCCTGCCAGCCTGGGAGGAAAAGCGTCGCCACGGTGTGCAGTGGCAGGCGCTGTCGGGCAGTGCGCTGGCCAAGCGCGAGCCCTTGCTGGCCGAGGAATGGCAATGCGCAGTGCGGGTGCCGGGCTGGTCGCATGTGGACGATCCCTACTTGTTCAGCCGTGGCCTGTTCGATGCCTTCGTCCACGCCGGTGGGCGCTTTGTGCAGGACGAGGTGCTGCGCACCCTGGGTGACACGCACGGTGTGCACGGTGTGGAGACTGCCGGTAATGGCCAGTTGTCTGCGGCGGTTGTGGTGATTGCCTGCGGCGTGTGGAGCGACCGTTTTACCCGTCAGCACCAATACCGCGTGCCGCTGGAAAGCGAGCGCGGCTATCACGTCAATCTGCCGCATGCCGGGGTGAAACTGCATCACTTCATCCAGTGTGCCAGCGAGAGCTTTGTCATCCTGCCCATGGCTGATGGCGGCCTGCGGCTGGCGGGCACGGTGGAGCTGGCGCACCGCGATGCCCCGGCGGACTGGCGGCGCGCGCACATCCTATTGGACAAGGCCCGGCGCATTGTCGGCGACTTTTCTACCGAAGGCATGACGGTGTGGATGGGCAATCGCCCCTCGCTGCCGGATACCCTGCCCATCATCGGCCCGGCACCCGCTCAGGCCGGGCTGTGGTTTGCCACTGGTCATGGCCATCTGGGCCTCACTCTGGCGGCCACTACCGCCGTGCTGTTATGCGACATGTTGCAAGGGCACAGCCCGGCACTGGATATGCAGCCCTACCGGATGTCTCGTTTTTGA
- a CDS encoding branched-chain amino acid ABC transporter substrate-binding protein, whose protein sequence is MVRNKLFAEMNWVVALGGMMVPFVMAAAHADTVVKIGFSSPLSGPQAHYGKDNENATKMAIDDINAKALLVGGQKIKFELVSEDDQADPRVGTQAAQRLVDAGVKAVIGHFNSGVSIPASRIYSEAGIPQLSVSTNPAYTQQGYKTTFRLVGSDSQIGGSLGQFAVKTLKAKSIVAIDDRTAYGQGIADEFVKAVTANGGKVLRREFTSDKATDFTSILTAVKAVNPEVIFYGGADAQAAPMAKQLKRLGLKAKLMGGDMMNTPTFIQLAGADAVGHYSAVAGGILSARPAGKEFERRYKERFHQDVVLLGPQFYDGVMLVAEAMKQAGSVEPAKYLPKLAAIRYSGVTADFAFAPNGNLLKAPVTLSVVKNNAWAVQAVVR, encoded by the coding sequence ATGGTTCGGAACAAACTGTTTGCAGAAATGAACTGGGTGGTGGCGCTGGGCGGCATGATGGTGCCCTTTGTCATGGCTGCCGCCCATGCTGACACGGTGGTGAAAATCGGCTTTTCTTCGCCGCTGTCCGGTCCGCAGGCCCATTACGGCAAGGACAATGAAAATGCCACCAAAATGGCGATTGACGACATCAACGCCAAAGCTCTGCTGGTGGGCGGGCAGAAAATCAAGTTCGAGCTGGTGTCCGAAGACGACCAGGCCGACCCGCGTGTCGGCACCCAGGCCGCGCAGCGGCTGGTTGATGCCGGGGTCAAAGCCGTGATCGGCCACTTCAACTCCGGGGTGTCGATTCCGGCTTCGCGCATTTATTCGGAGGCGGGCATTCCGCAGCTGTCGGTGTCCACCAACCCGGCCTATACCCAGCAAGGCTACAAGACCACCTTCCGCCTGGTGGGCAGCGACAGCCAGATTGGCGGCTCGCTGGGCCAGTTCGCCGTCAAAACGCTGAAGGCCAAGAGCATTGTGGCGATTGACGACCGCACGGCCTACGGCCAGGGCATTGCCGATGAGTTCGTCAAGGCGGTGACCGCCAATGGCGGCAAAGTGCTGCGCCGCGAATTCACCTCGGACAAGGCTACCGATTTTACCTCCATCCTCACTGCGGTGAAGGCGGTCAATCCGGAAGTCATCTTCTATGGCGGGGCCGATGCCCAGGCCGCGCCGATGGCCAAGCAGCTCAAGCGCCTGGGGCTGAAAGCCAAGCTGATGGGGGGTGACATGATGAACACGCCCACCTTTATCCAGCTGGCAGGTGCGGACGCTGTCGGGCATTACTCGGCCGTGGCGGGTGGCATTCTGTCCGCCCGTCCGGCTGGCAAGGAGTTTGAACGCCGCTACAAGGAGCGTTTCCATCAGGACGTGGTCTTGCTGGGGCCGCAGTTTTACGACGGTGTGATGCTGGTGGCCGAGGCCATGAAGCAGGCTGGCTCGGTGGAACCGGCCAAATACCTGCCCAAGCTGGCAGCCATTCGCTACAGCGGCGTGACGGCAGATTTTGCCTTTGCCCCCAATGGCAATCTGCTCAAGGCACCGGTCACCCTGTCGGTGGTCAAGAACAATGCCTGGGCAGTGCAGGCCGTGGTGCGCTAG
- a CDS encoding 23S rRNA (adenine(2030)-N(6))-methyltransferase RlmJ, whose amino-acid sequence MLSYRHAFHAGNHADVLKHLIEIAVLDYLGQKDKPYWYIDTHAGAGGYALHEGYAAKNAEYLSGIARLWDRSDLPPAVAAYVDVVREMNPDGELRFYPGSPWCAAAVMPQSDKLRLFELHPTDFQLLEQNFGGHPRRTQLQQANGFEGIKAILPPPPRRGLVLIDPPYEDKRDYQHVVTALKEGLKRFATGIYAVWYPCLQRAEMKELPKELKKLPAKSWLRAELHVQAPSADGFGMYGSGMFLLNPPWTLPETLKEVLPYLVQQLGQDAKASFILETGGDL is encoded by the coding sequence ATGCTGAGTTATCGCCACGCCTTTCACGCCGGCAACCACGCCGACGTGCTCAAGCACCTGATTGAAATTGCCGTCCTGGATTACCTGGGCCAGAAAGACAAGCCCTACTGGTATATCGATACCCACGCCGGAGCCGGTGGCTATGCCCTGCACGAAGGCTATGCCGCCAAGAATGCCGAATACCTGAGCGGCATTGCCCGCCTGTGGGACCGTAGCGACCTGCCGCCCGCCGTAGCCGCCTATGTGGACGTGGTACGCGAGATGAACCCGGATGGCGAACTGCGTTTCTACCCCGGCTCCCCCTGGTGTGCCGCTGCGGTGATGCCGCAAAGCGACAAGCTGCGCCTATTCGAGCTGCACCCTACGGATTTCCAGTTGCTGGAACAGAACTTCGGCGGCCATCCGCGCCGTACCCAGCTGCAACAGGCCAATGGCTTTGAAGGCATCAAGGCCATCCTGCCGCCGCCACCGCGCCGGGGCCTGGTGCTGATTGACCCGCCCTACGAAGACAAGCGTGACTACCAGCACGTGGTGACGGCGCTCAAGGAAGGCCTGAAGCGTTTTGCCACCGGCATCTACGCCGTGTGGTACCCCTGCCTGCAGCGCGCCGAGATGAAAGAACTGCCCAAAGAGCTGAAAAAGCTGCCGGCCAAGAGCTGGCTGCGCGCCGAGCTGCACGTACAAGCGCCATCTGCCGACGGCTTTGGCATGTACGGTAGCGGCATGTTCCTGCTGAATCCGCCGTGGACCCTGCCGGAAACCTTGAAAGAAGTGCTGCCTTATCTGGTGCAGCAACTGGGCCAGGACGCCAAGGCCAGCTTCATTCTGGAAACCGGCGGCGATCTGTAA
- a CDS encoding tRNA pseudouridine(65) synthase TruC — MLPILYRDQQLIAIHKPSNLLVHRSELDRHETRFAIQLLRDQIGQRVYPVHRLDKGTSGVLLFALDKDSSREMSWQFERQEVSKRYLAVVRGHPAEAGHIDHALSRRVDDLAWLGEKVEQGPQEAQTDYRRIATVELPIAVDRYPSSRYALVELSPLTGRRHQLRRHMKHIAHPIIGDATHGKGVHNRMFAEHFGSQRMLLACMEMQITHPATGAAIQLTCPLADDFASVVRALGWEQAIPANWLPAV, encoded by the coding sequence ATGCTACCCATTCTCTACCGCGACCAGCAGCTGATCGCCATCCACAAGCCGTCCAACCTGCTGGTGCACCGCTCCGAGCTGGATCGTCACGAAACCCGCTTTGCCATCCAGCTATTGCGTGACCAGATTGGCCAGCGCGTCTACCCGGTACACCGGCTGGACAAGGGCACCTCCGGCGTACTGCTGTTTGCCCTGGACAAAGACAGCAGCCGTGAAATGAGCTGGCAATTCGAACGCCAGGAAGTGAGCAAGCGCTACCTGGCCGTGGTGCGTGGCCATCCGGCCGAGGCCGGCCATATCGACCATGCCCTCAGCCGGCGGGTGGATGACCTGGCCTGGCTGGGCGAAAAGGTGGAACAAGGCCCGCAAGAAGCACAAACCGACTACCGCCGCATAGCCACGGTGGAGCTGCCGATTGCCGTGGACCGCTACCCCAGCAGCCGTTACGCCCTGGTGGAGCTGTCGCCACTCACCGGCCGCCGCCACCAGTTGCGCCGCCACATGAAGCATATCGCCCACCCCATCATTGGTGACGCTACCCATGGCAAAGGCGTGCACAACCGCATGTTTGCCGAGCACTTTGGCAGCCAGCGCATGCTGCTGGCCTGCATGGAGATGCAGATCACCCACCCGGCGACTGGTGCAGCCATCCAGTTGACCTGCCCTCTGGCTGATGATTTTGCCAGCGTGGTGCGCGCGCTGGGCTGGGAGCAGGCCATCCCCGCCAACTGGCTGCCCGCCGTCTGA
- a CDS encoding BMP family lipoprotein — MTIQLKRASVAVALSMLAGVTFAKDFTPAVIYDQAGKFDKSFNEAAFNGAERFKKEFKISYREGTIASEAQKEQLLRNLARKDADLIVSVGFSFTQAVETVAKEFPKVKFTIIDSVAKGPNVQSIVFKEQEGSFLVGMAAAMASKSGKVGYIGGMDVPLIRAFGCGYVQGAKYANKKAEVIQNMTGTTPQAFNDPARGTELAKSQFDRGVDVVFAAAGGTGLGVLQAAKTANKLSIGVDSNQNHLYPGYVLTSMVKRVDNAVYDTFKSARDGSWKPEVKVMGLKEGGVDWALDSNNRKLISADMEKKIGAAKKDIISGKLSVVDYRASNSCPVK; from the coding sequence ATGACCATCCAACTGAAACGAGCAAGCGTTGCCGTAGCCCTGTCCATGCTGGCCGGCGTCACCTTTGCCAAAGACTTCACCCCGGCTGTGATCTACGATCAGGCCGGCAAGTTTGACAAGAGCTTCAACGAAGCGGCGTTCAATGGCGCAGAGCGTTTCAAGAAGGAATTCAAGATCAGCTATCGTGAGGGCACCATTGCCTCCGAAGCACAAAAGGAACAGCTGCTGCGCAATCTGGCGCGCAAGGATGCCGACCTGATCGTTTCCGTCGGCTTCTCCTTTACCCAGGCGGTGGAAACCGTGGCCAAGGAATTTCCCAAGGTGAAATTCACCATCATCGATTCCGTGGCCAAGGGTCCGAACGTACAGAGCATCGTGTTCAAGGAACAGGAAGGCTCCTTCCTGGTGGGCATGGCCGCTGCCATGGCATCCAAGTCCGGCAAGGTAGGTTATATCGGTGGCATGGATGTGCCGCTGATCCGCGCCTTTGGCTGTGGCTATGTACAGGGTGCCAAGTATGCCAACAAGAAGGCTGAAGTCATCCAGAACATGACCGGCACCACGCCGCAGGCCTTCAACGACCCGGCACGCGGTACCGAGCTGGCCAAGAGCCAGTTTGATCGCGGCGTCGACGTGGTATTCGCTGCTGCCGGTGGCACCGGCCTGGGCGTGCTGCAGGCCGCCAAGACCGCCAATAAACTGTCCATCGGCGTCGACAGCAACCAGAACCACCTCTACCCCGGCTATGTGCTGACCTCCATGGTCAAGCGCGTGGACAATGCCGTGTACGATACTTTCAAGTCCGCCCGCGACGGCAGCTGGAAGCCGGAAGTCAAAGTCATGGGCCTCAAGGAAGGCGGCGTGGACTGGGCGCTGGACAGCAATAACCGCAAGCTGATTTCCGCCGACATGGAAAAGAAAATCGGCGCCGCCAAGAAGGACATCATCAGTGGCAAGCTCAGCGTGGTCGACTACCGCGCCAGCAACAGCTGCCCGGTGAAGTAA